The region AGAAAATCTCTAACCAATCTTTCAAATCAATAAATTTAATAGCCATGAAAACTATTCTTTTCGCACTGGTGCTGTTTGATCTGACATCAGGAGTCGTTCTGGCGCAAGGCCCTGGAGATAAAGTTGTTACCATTGCTCGGGTCAAAAAAGGGGAGGAGCCACAGGAGGTTATGACGATATTGAAAAATGATTTCCCCGATGCCATCGTCAAGGACATTGCTTTTTTACCCAAAGCGTTAAACAACCGGGAGTGGGCCGTTAAGGAACTGGATAACAGCGGCTCGGCAGACGTGCGCTTCTACGATGTACAGGCGTCGAGTGATAACATGAAGTTTGAGGCCGTGTATGATAGAACAGGTAAGCTGCTCAGTTTCAAAGAAACGCTTAATCAAGCTACCCTGCCGGAACCCGTCATGAATACGCTTAACGAACAATTTTCGGGCTGGCGGGTACTTGGTAATCAGGAGCGCCTTAAAATAAACTCGAAAACGACTAAGATTGTCTACCGTGTCGAACTGGCAAAAGCTAAAACAGAAAAACACGTATATCTCGACGACAACGGAAAGGTCCTTCGTTAGGTCAGAAAACTAGAATCAAAGCTTGATAAACATATGGGCCTGTCCTCCGGTCGCTTCCCGGCGCGGGGACAGGCCCTTCACAAAACCTGTTACACAACATTATAAAGGAGTACCCCATCAAAGGCGAAAAGGCTAAGAGCCGTTCAGTAGCCGGATCGTAGGCGGCTTGCCAACAAACAAGATTAGCAGACCAAACGTAAAAAGCAGAGGAAGCACAACGCCAATCCCCGCTGCTTTTTACGTTTGGTCTTGTTAATGAACGGTTACCTGCGTGCCGTGTATATGCTGGCTACGTGCCAGTACCCTGTCGCGGCTGTCGTGCCGGTTAATCGAGTCAGTTTTTGCTAACGTGCGAAACCCGGATTGATTATTCCGCAAGACAGGCATACCCGGACGATGCTGTTGATAAATACGCCAGCTTACAACGCCCAGCGTACCGGCACCCAACAAGCCAATAAGCCAGATCGTACTGGTAAACAGTCGCCACCAATGGCGCGATGGGGAATAGAAATCCGGAGTATGTTTTGCGTCCATAACGCTTGAGTAGAAAAAATTTCCCAAAGACGATTGTCGGGTAACTGGATCGTGTCAACCCGTCGCGTCATCGGTCGTGAAGATCTGAGGTAGAGCTAAAAACGGGATTGAAAGCGGATTTATTCTTGATTAAACTATTGACCTAAGCCCTCGTGACGTATCACCAGCACCCAGGCTTAACGGTAAACGAATCAGGAAAAGCCCAGCCCGCTCATCGCATCCGCTGGAGCGAGCCAGTTGGTCTCAGCACCGGAAGCTACCATAGAGGCCCCTGGAGTTGCACGGTGTTCGCCACCGTGCAACTCCAGGGGCCTCTATAATTTTTCTCGTTTAGTTTATCACCTGTCAGCAGGCTGTTTTTTCTGGTCGGCTTTTTTCTCTGCCCGACGACCGTGAATCAGGTTATACATGACGGGCAGAATTAATAGCGACAGGACGGTACAGGTCATCAGACCACCAATCATGACGGTAGCCAGTGGCTTTTGGGTTTCTGAGCCGATACCGGTGCTCAGGGCGGCTGGTAACAGCCCGAGCGATGCCATCAGGGCAGTCATAACAACGGGCCGAACCCGTGTCTGGGCTCCTTCCCGAACGGCCTCCAGAATGGGCATTTTCTCCTTAAGATTTTCTTTGAATCGGTTAATAAGAATAACCCCATCCTGTACCGACACCCCAAAAAGACAGATAAACCCTACACCCGCCGAAATACTGAAGTTGATACCAGTAAGCCAGAGGGCCAGAATGCCACCGATGAGGGCGAAAGGCACGTTGAGAATGATCAGCGTGGCATCAATCGGGCTACCGAATGTGAACAGCAGAATCAGGAAAATGATGGTAATGGAAATCGGTACTACGATCATCAGGGTCTTTTCGGCTCGCGTCTGGTTCTCAAACTCGCCCGCCCAGCGTAACTGATACCCCGCTGGCAGTTTAATCACCTGACTCATTTTTTTCTGGGCTTCGGCAATAGTACTACCCAGGTCGCGTCCCCGGACGGAAAACTTAATGGCAATAAAGCGGGCGTTATTTTCGCGGTACACAAAAGCCGGTCCGGATCGGGTACCAATATCGGCCAGTTCTTTCAGGGGTATTTTTGAGCCCGAGCGCGTCGGTACGAGTAGATTAGCAATCAGATCGGGCGAGTAACGAAAGCGTTCGTCGTAGCGCACTTTTATATCGAAGCGCCGTTCGCCCTCGTAAAACTGCGTAGCAGTTTTGCCGCCAATGGCCGTTTCAATGACCGACTGCACTACGTCGGTCGGAACATTATACTGCGCCAGCCGGGCCGGGTCCAGTGTAATCCGGAACTCGGGCTGCCCCAGGTTGCGAAACACCCCCAGGTCCTCAACGCCTTTAATCTGCTTCATCACCGCTAAGGCTTTTGTCGCCTGTTGATCCAGTACGGTCAAATCCTGTCCGACAATCTTAATCGCCATCGAGCCCTTTACGCCCGACACCGCTTCTTCCACGTTGTCGGAGATGGGTTGCGAAAAGTTAAAGTCAACACCCCGGAACCGGGCCAGCTTTTGCTGCATCTCCCGAATCAGTTCTTCCTTGCTAATGTCCCGCTTCCAGTCTTCTTTGGGGTATAGGTCCACAAAGAATTCGTTATTGAAAAAACCGGTCGGATCGGTTCCGTCGTTGGGGCGGCCGGTTTGTGAAATAACACCCCGCACTTCCGGAAACTCTTTGAAGATTGCCCGGAACCGGCGCGTATAGGCGTAACTTTCGTCAAGCGACACGGAGTAGGGCAGCGAAGCCCGTACGTAGATAGAGCCTTCGTTCAGCTGCGGCAAAAATTCCGAACCAATACGAGCCAGGAATATATAAATGGCAAACGCCAGCGCACCCAACCCGATACCTATGATAACCCGGGGCTTACGTATGGCCCAGGCCAGGGCGGGCGTATAGCCACGCTCCAGACCATTCACAATCGGATTATTCCGTTCCCGTACGTTCTTTTTGAGCAACAGCGCGCACAGCAACGGAATGAGTGTCAGGCTCACAATCATCGCCCCCAACAGGGCAAAGCCAATTGTCCAGGCCAGGGGGCTAAAGAGCTTCCCTTCAACCTTCTGAAAGGCGAATATGGGCAGGAGGGCCGTGATGATGATAATTTTCGAGGTGAAGATCGACTTACCCAACTCGGTGGCGGTGGAGACAATCCAGCTCAGCTTGGCCCGGTTGTTAAAGCGCATCATGCCCATTTTTTCGGCCCGGTGAGCCAGCATAACGAATACCCCTTCGACCATGACTACGCCCCCGTCGATGATGATACCGAAGTCTAGTGCGCCAATACTCAGCAGGTTGGCGGTCATGCCCCGCGCCCGCAGGCAGATAAAGGCAAAGAGCAGTGCCAGCGGTATCACCAGCGCTACGGTCAGCGTGGTGCGCCAGTCGGCCAGAAAAATGAGCAGAATCAGCGTAACCAGAAAAATACCGGTCAGCACGTTTTCCCCCACGGTGTGGAGAGTATAGTCATTCAGGGTGGTCCGGTCGTAAAAAGTTTTGATTTTGACATCGTGGGGTAACACCTGGGTGTTCAGTTCCTCGATTTTGGCCTTTAGGGCTGGAATTACCTCGTTGGGGTTTTCTCCTTTGCGCATCACCACGATACATTCCACCACGTCGTCCTGGGCATCGCGCCCCACAATGCCCAGCCTGGGCTGAAATCCCTCCCGAACAACCGCTACATCCTTCACTTTAATGGGTACCCCGTTGACATTGTCGATAATAATACCGGCCACATCGTCGGGTTTTGTCAGCAGGCCAATACCCCGCACCACCAGCGACTGATTGCCCTGCTTGATCACATCGCCCCCCACATTAATGTTACTTTGCTGAATAGCCTGGCTGACGTCGAGGGCAGTAAAGCCGTAATTGGCCAGCAGGGTCGGGTTCACATCGACATTAATCGTTTTGACTTTCCCACCGAAACTTACGACATCGGCGATACCTGGTACGGCTTTGATCTGGCGTTCGACGACCCAGTCCTGTAGGGTTTTCAGTTCGGTAACGTCCTTTGTTTTGCTTTCCAGCGTGAACCGGTAGATCTCCCCGGTAGGACCGTAGGGTGGCTCAACTTCGGCAGTGGCACCATCAGGAAGCGTTACGTTAGCCATGCGGTTCGCGACATTGGTCTGCGCCGTGAAATTGTCGACGCCATCTTCGAAAATCATGGTAATGACCGACAGGCCGAAAAGCGAAACCGACCGCAGGGTCGTTTTTCGGGGCACTGAGTTCAGTTCCGTTTCGAGGGGAATCGTCACGAACCGTTCGATTTCCTCCGCCGACCGACCGGGCCACTGGGTAATCACGATGGCATTTGTGTTGGTAACATCGGGAAAGGTTTCGACCGGTGTATTTAAAAAGCTAACGACACCACCCACCACCAGGAGCAGTATACCAAAAAAGACGACAAATCGATTTGTCAGCGAAAACGTAATCAGACTTCGGATGAAGGTGTTCATAAAGTGCGAAAGTGCGATAAGTGATGTACCAGAGGATGGTCACTCGGTTGGCTTAATTAGTCAGATCATTATACAGCAGCAGGCTGCCTTCGGTAATCACCTGATCGCCGGGCTTCAAATTCCCACCCGATACAAAGGCATAGCGGGTTGTATTATGGAGTACGTTTACTTCGCGCACATCATACGTTTCCGGGCCTTTCTGCACTACCACGTAATAGTGGTCCCGGTCGAAGACCAATGCCTTTTGGGGTACCGCGAGTGATTTACCCGTATCGGTTGCATTGGGCAAATGGACGTGAATGGTGGCGAACATATCCGGCTTCAGCAGCCCTTCTTTGTTTTCGAGCACAATCCGGACCTTCAACACGCGAGCCTGTTCGTCGAGTACATTACTCACATTATCGATCTTTCCTTTGAAGACTTTATCCGGGTAGGCTAATATCTGCACATCTACCGGCTGGCCCTGCCTGATTTCGGGAATATCCGTTTCATAGACGTTTGCCAATACCCAGATGCGCTGCAGACTCGAAATGGTAAACAATGGACTGGTATTATCGGCGCGTAAATCCTGGCCGGTGTTCACATTTTTCTCGACGATATAACCCGAAATGGGCGCTTTAACGGCAAAATAAGGCTGGCCCGAGGTATTACTTCCGCCATAAACCCGCAGCACATTGGTGGAGCGGCCTAACTCATCCTCGGCTTTTTTTAGATTATTTTTAGCTGTCACAAAGTCCGTTTCGGAAGCAAACCCGGCTTTAAACTGGGCAGATACCGTTTTCAGGTTTTGCTGAGCCACCTCCAGATCAGCCTGATCGGCCTGGTAATCCTTGACATAGTTGGAGATATCGCCTGAGCGGATTAGTGCCAAATCCATTCCTTTCTGTACGTAAGCACCTAACGTAACGGTCGTCTTTTCGACATTACCGCTCACTAGAGGAAATACCTGCACCACATCATCCTGATCGAACGTAACGGTGCCGTTGAGCATGAGTTCACTTTCCGGATTAATGCGCCGAACGGAATCGGTGAGATAACTACTGGTTGAATCCGCTCGGGATGTCGGTACTTGATCGGCCTCAGGTTTGGAATTACAGGCGGTGAGGAACAAGCCAGTCCCCAGTATAAGCAGATGACGGAACATAATGGACATGATCTAAAAGAATCGGGTGTTAGTGACGTAATTCAGAAGTTGCTGGGCCTGAAAGCGGCTTCGTACTACATTAGTCATCGTATTCGGGCGTGTAAACGGCTACCTTGTGAGGTTTACGCCCTAAAGGTCTGGCGGCAACTTAAGAGTGAATTGAGAAGCGAATTAAGAAGTTGTTAAATGCCATTCTGTAAATAAATAGAAACATAGGGTTGATAATCAACTTTTATTTTAATTTGCTTTTAATCCCATTGCCAGCACTTTTTTAGCCGTATCCCGTACGGGTAGGCCCATTCACAACTCACCGATGAAACTGTTAGTAGTAGAAGACGATCAGAAACTTGCCTCCTTTATCAGCAAGGGGTTTGAAGCCGAAGCCTTTGAGGTGACGATTGCTCCCGATGGGCAGGCAGGCTGGCGGCTGTTTCAGGCGAATCC is a window of Spirosoma linguale DSM 74 DNA encoding:
- a CDS encoding hypothetical protein (KEGG: mca:MCA1928 hypothetical protein); this encodes MSACVSPVRVSRGDTQKISNQSFKSINLIAMKTILFALVLFDLTSGVVLAQGPGDKVVTIARVKKGEEPQEVMTILKNDFPDAIVKDIAFLPKALNNREWAVKELDNSGSADVRFYDVQASSDNMKFEAVYDRTGKLLSFKETLNQATLPEPVMNTLNEQFSGWRVLGNQERLKINSKTTKIVYRVELAKAKTEKHVYLDDNGKVLR
- a CDS encoding heavy metal efflux pump, CzcA family (TIGRFAM: heavy metal efflux pump, CzcA family~PFAM: acriflavin resistance protein~KEGG: mca:MCA0978 CzcA family heavy metal efflux protein), which encodes MNTFIRSLITFSLTNRFVVFFGILLLVVGGVVSFLNTPVETFPDVTNTNAIVITQWPGRSAEEIERFVTIPLETELNSVPRKTTLRSVSLFGLSVITMIFEDGVDNFTAQTNVANRMANVTLPDGATAEVEPPYGPTGEIYRFTLESKTKDVTELKTLQDWVVERQIKAVPGIADVVSFGGKVKTINVDVNPTLLANYGFTALDVSQAIQQSNINVGGDVIKQGNQSLVVRGIGLLTKPDDVAGIIIDNVNGVPIKVKDVAVVREGFQPRLGIVGRDAQDDVVECIVVMRKGENPNEVIPALKAKIEELNTQVLPHDVKIKTFYDRTTLNDYTLHTVGENVLTGIFLVTLILLIFLADWRTTLTVALVIPLALLFAFICLRARGMTANLLSIGALDFGIIIDGGVVMVEGVFVMLAHRAEKMGMMRFNNRAKLSWIVSTATELGKSIFTSKIIIITALLPIFAFQKVEGKLFSPLAWTIGFALLGAMIVSLTLIPLLCALLLKKNVRERNNPIVNGLERGYTPALAWAIRKPRVIIGIGLGALAFAIYIFLARIGSEFLPQLNEGSIYVRASLPYSVSLDESYAYTRRFRAIFKEFPEVRGVISQTGRPNDGTDPTGFFNNEFFVDLYPKEDWKRDISKEELIREMQQKLARFRGVDFNFSQPISDNVEEAVSGVKGSMAIKIVGQDLTVLDQQATKALAVMKQIKGVEDLGVFRNLGQPEFRITLDPARLAQYNVPTDVVQSVIETAIGGKTATQFYEGERRFDIKVRYDERFRYSPDLIANLLVPTRSGSKIPLKELADIGTRSGPAFVYRENNARFIAIKFSVRGRDLGSTIAEAQKKMSQVIKLPAGYQLRWAGEFENQTRAEKTLMIVVPISITIIFLILLFTFGSPIDATLIILNVPFALIGGILALWLTGINFSISAGVGFICLFGVSVQDGVILINRFKENLKEKMPILEAVREGAQTRVRPVVMTALMASLGLLPAALSTGIGSETQKPLATVMIGGLMTCTVLSLLILPVMYNLIHGRRAEKKADQKKQPADR
- a CDS encoding efflux transporter, RND family, MFP subunit (TIGRFAM: efflux transporter, RND family, MFP subunit~KEGG: nmu:Nmul_A1640 secretion protein HlyD), with protein sequence MSIMFRHLLILGTGLFLTACNSKPEADQVPTSRADSTSSYLTDSVRRINPESELMLNGTVTFDQDDVVQVFPLVSGNVEKTTVTLGAYVQKGMDLALIRSGDISNYVKDYQADQADLEVAQQNLKTVSAQFKAGFASETDFVTAKNNLKKAEDELGRSTNVLRVYGGSNTSGQPYFAVKAPISGYIVEKNVNTGQDLRADNTSPLFTISSLQRIWVLANVYETDIPEIRQGQPVDVQILAYPDKVFKGKIDNVSNVLDEQARVLKVRIVLENKEGLLKPDMFATIHVHLPNATDTGKSLAVPQKALVFDRDHYYVVVQKGPETYDVREVNVLHNTTRYAFVSGGNLKPGDQVITEGSLLLYNDLTN